The genomic interval CCATCAGCGATTCGCTTTTCAATATAAATGTGCACGATTATTCGGATACTCAGCTCAATGAGGCAAAGGAAAAAGGGGCAGTTCTGGCAAGAGGCAATAACACGACCGTAAATATTGACCTGGCCCAAATGGGACTGGGAGGTGATGACAGCTGGTCGCAGCGAGTACACGAAAAATACCTTCTTCCTGCCAAAATTTATAATTATTCGTTCAGGCTTAAAGCGATTGACGCTTCTACAAATATGGAAGATGCACTGAATTTATCACTTCCTTATTATCCTGAAAACACGGATTTTGCATTATCCAAAAATGAAACAAACGCTTCTCCGGAACCGGAGGAAGAATTGGCAGAAGAAGAGGAAATTGCTGAACCTGTTGTACGTAAAACTGCTGTTAAGAAAAAGGTGCCGGTAAAGAAAAAGCCGGTTGCTAAAAAGAAGAAAGCGGTTTCCAAAAAGAAAACCTCAGGTAAGAAAAGGAGAAGATAATATCAGGATTATAAACGAACCTTAGTGTTATACGTTTCTGTGTTTTTTCCATTAAAGCTGTTAAAAATCAAAAACGTATAACAAATGATCCGTCTGTTATTTTTTCAGTGGAGCAAGTACATACTGAGCTTTCACCTGAATGACCTGTGCTATTTTTACAAATACAATCTCAGGAACGTCAATTTTATGATCGGTCAGTGCTACCTGAAAGTCAGAAAGCATGGATATTTTTCCTCCGTCAATTTTCATTTTGCCTTTAATTGATTTGGTTTGTGTTACGCCGTGAACCGTGAATTTGCCGGTTGCTGAGGCGTCATATTCTCCGTCCTTAGTATAGTCGATAGCTTTATCAATTTTTCCGCTGAAAGTAGCCGTTGGATATTTCGCCGATTCCATATAGTTTTCATTGAAGTGCTCCTGCATCAGTTTATTGGGAAAAACAAAATCAGCCATGTTCATCCTGATAGCAACCTCACCGGTGGATGTATTTAAAATAGCCTGTGTTTTTTTGTTTTCAGCATTGATATTTTCCAGCGGAGTTTCGGATGAAAAACGGGTGTTGCCGCCACTGGTAGAGTACAGTGTGTTTTGAGCTTTTGCATTGTCAGGACGTACTGATCCTAGTACCGCTAAAATAACGGCAGACAAAAAGTATCGTTTCATAAAAGATTGGTTTAATTGGGTACTCTCTTACTTTTCTTGTCAAAACTAAATGTTCGGGAAAGATTGAATCCGTAATGAATATCCCCTTTTCCCCAGGTTCCGGTGGTTTCTCCTATAAACTGCTTTTCGATCATACCCAGCGAATTGGTAAAGTGCAGCTGAAAAACGTGGCCTCCGGTTTCAATATCAACTCCGAATGACATAGAGTCATGGTAGGGAGCTGTAACTGTATTTTTTTCACGTGCAGTATAAAAATATTCTCCATTCAGGGAAACACGTTTCGACAGCTTATATCTTCCGCCGATACCCACGGCCAGCAACAATTTTTCATCTCCTGTAACTTCTGGATGATTGCGAAACAGCCAGGTCGGGGAAAGCTGCAGGGAAAATTTTTCTCCGAATTTCCGGGCCAAAAGAACCTGCGCGGTGTAATAGACTTTATCCTGAAATTCCAGTTCCTTGTTTAACGTAGCAACACCGGTCCCACCGAAAAGTGTAACGGATACAGGTATATTGCGTGCACCGGTTGACTGTTGGATCAGTTTGTATTTACCAAAAAAGTCATACACTTTTTGAGATGTGCTCCTTCCGACACCTATCATGAATTTGTCGGTAATACCATACTCAAACCCCATTCTCATGGTCGCCTGATCGAGGCCAAAAAATTGATATGCTCCCGAATTAAGCCTTCCGAAGCGGTGGGAAATCCGGAAGTCCATATGATTTTTCTTCATCGTTTCCACCGACTGCCCATTTACCACCCTTGTGGATTTGAAAGTGGCAGTAACCGGAAAAGTCCGGGTGCTATCCTGCTTTTGTAGTTGGTTCAATAAGTCGTCCTGTGCAAAAGCAAGTGTTGGCAAAAGAACGAAAAGAAGTATGCGGGCGGAGTTCATAGTTCTGTTCATTAAGCGGTTACTGTTAATTTATTTCCATCTGCTGAAAGTGTTGCGGTATAGGCTTTCAAGTCAGTCGTTGCCGGCCCTTGTACCACTTCTCCCGTAATAGTGAATTCAGAAAGGTGGCTTGGACAATAAACATCATTCAGGCCACTGCGGTATTGTACCGGATTTCCTTCATGCGTACAGATTTTGGATAAAGCGATGTAGGCACTTGCTGTTGTAAAAGCAACGAGTACATCCCCTATTATTTTGTATTGTCCGGATGTTTTAAGCGATGAGTAGGAAGTATGCGTAAGATCAACTGTAAAATTAATATTGCTTCCTGTGGTAGTACCGGTAAGGCCCGACCCTGTTCCCGGATCGACCGGATCAGGGTCAGAATCTGTGCCGCATGCCGTCATGGTAGTTCCCAAACAATAGAATGCCATTAAGGTTGAAGTGCTCAGGCCAAGGCTTCTCAGGAATTCCCCACGTTTCATTTTGTCTTCTTTCGTCGTTTCCATAAGTGAGTAATTGATTAACAGATATGAGTGAATAATTGTAAATGTGTATTACTTAAAAACGGGCGTATATCTGATTGACAACCACATACCAGCAGTAAAGAGGTCAACTTTGCCATAACCCACTTTTTTGATAGGGATTTTTACATATGGCTCAGCCAGCAGAGAGAGTTTTTTTGAAATTCTGTATTCATACCCAATCGATGCATTTGCATGACTTAGCAAATACCACCCTGTCTTGGTTTCATAATCACGCCAAACGTCACCATAAGTATGTTCAGGATAATTATAAATATATTTTTCATTCCCCATATAATAAGACGAGACTCCAGCTCCGGCAAACCATCTTGAACGGTCACTCTGACTGATATCATATCTCAGATTCAATGGAATTTCGAAAATTTTACATGTTCCGTCTACACTGGTTGGATACACCTTTTGAGGTTTCCAGTCAGAAGGCCATTCATATTCGCCTGCTTTAGCGTTGTACACTTTTACACTCCTTACTACACCTACCTGAAGATATAATTTCCGTATTAACGCGTATTCAATCATCAGTGAAACGGCCGAACCAGGTTTTGAGAAATTCTTTAAACCTACTGTGCTCAGATCAGGAGAATAACCAAAACGAAAAGCCATTTTCGGATATGGTTCGTTTTGTTTTTCCTGTTGAGGCGGTTCAGGTGTTTCAATCGTTTTGCTTAATTCAATAGCAGGAAATTGCAAAGGTTTTACCTGGCTGAACGGCAAATGAGGTAATGTACCGGCTGATAATAACAATCTGCTCTCCTCTGCCGAAGAATCTGGTTTGGTAATCGTCAGACTATTATTTTGCGCTGCTGACACATTCACTTCACCAGCTTTTTTACCTGAAACACTCTTGTTTAAAGCAAAACCGGAATTCCTGGCTTCTGCAATTTCCTCTTCATCTGAATTCCTGGTAAGACTCTTTTCAATTCCAATTTTATTTCTATTCCTGCTTTTATTTTTATAAGAATAAAATGCCCCTTCGCCTACCTTCCTTCTCGAGCGGTTAGGCTCTAAGTACACTCCGCCTGTCTTAGACTGGCTCCGGGGCAATATTTTTGCATTTTCTGGTTTTTCTGCGTCAACTGTTTTTGAAACTACTTTATCAGACTCCGGCGTTTCCAAACTGCTGCTTTCAACTGCTTTTTCATTTTCCGCGGTGGTTTTCCCAGCCCCTGTCCCGCCAGATTCTACCGGGTTATTTTTTACTTCTTCCAAAGATTTTGCTTCCTTAGATCCGGACGGTATCACAGATTTAGATTCTGTAATTTTTGAGTTTGTCCTGTATTCAGCATTTTCTTTATCTGAATTGGAATCGCTTAATAAATAATAAACGCCCAAACCTACCGGTACTAATAGTGCCAACAATCCCGCTACCCACCATTTACGGAACCATGCGGCCGGAGTTTTCCCATCCTCCCGATCCAGGCGCTTACTTAAAGCATTCCAGTCTTTGGGTTCATAATCAGGATCAAGCTCTTCTGATGACTTTCTGAAGAGCTTATCCAGTTCGTCATCTGGTAACTCTATCATAATTGTCAATGTTTATTTTGGATAACATCTCTCTTAATTTTTCTCTTGCCCGTGACAAGTTTGATTTTGAAGCACCAAGTGAAATTTTCAATTGGTCCGCAATTTCTTCGTGTGTATAGCCGTCAATAACATATAAACTAAAAACCAGTCTGTAAGAAGGCGTCAGTTTTTGGATCAGGGCAACCAGTTCCTCGTGGGCAAGCTTACTGATAATCGTTTCATCAACAGACACTTGTTCTCCCGCTTCGACATTTTCATAAATGTCGCGCCGTACTTCCTGCCTGTAATGATCGAGGGCTGTGTTAATCATAATCCTAC from Dyadobacter sp. NIV53 carries:
- a CDS encoding YceI family protein; this encodes MKRYFLSAVILAVLGSVRPDNAKAQNTLYSTSGGNTRFSSETPLENINAENKKTQAILNTSTGEVAIRMNMADFVFPNKLMQEHFNENYMESAKYPTATFSGKIDKAIDYTKDGEYDASATGKFTVHGVTQTKSIKGKMKIDGGKISMLSDFQVALTDHKIDVPEIVFVKIAQVIQVKAQYVLAPLKK
- a CDS encoding DUF5777 family beta-barrel protein, producing MNSARILLFVLLPTLAFAQDDLLNQLQKQDSTRTFPVTATFKSTRVVNGQSVETMKKNHMDFRISHRFGRLNSGAYQFFGLDQATMRMGFEYGITDKFMIGVGRSTSQKVYDFFGKYKLIQQSTGARNIPVSVTLFGGTGVATLNKELEFQDKVYYTAQVLLARKFGEKFSLQLSPTWLFRNHPEVTGDEKLLLAVGIGGRYKLSKRVSLNGEYFYTAREKNTVTAPYHDSMSFGVDIETGGHVFQLHFTNSLGMIEKQFIGETTGTWGKGDIHYGFNLSRTFSFDKKSKRVPN
- a CDS encoding ubiquinol-cytochrome c reductase iron-sulfur subunit, with amino-acid sequence METTKEDKMKRGEFLRSLGLSTSTLMAFYCLGTTMTACGTDSDPDPVDPGTGSGLTGTTTGSNINFTVDLTHTSYSSLKTSGQYKIIGDVLVAFTTASAYIALSKICTHEGNPVQYRSGLNDVYCPSHLSEFTITGEVVQGPATTDLKAYTATLSADGNKLTVTA
- a CDS encoding RNA polymerase sigma factor, producing MPEYNSAVLQELLDGCLKKNRRSQELLYKQFYGYAMSVCLRYSKSKEEAKEILNDGFFKVFTKLESFDTDRSFKTWLGRIMINTALDHYRQEVRRDIYENVEAGEQVSVDETIISKLAHEELVALIQKLTPSYRLVFSLYVIDGYTHEEIADQLKISLGASKSNLSRAREKLREMLSKINIDNYDRVTR